In one window of Romboutsia hominis DNA:
- the cysS gene encoding cysteine--tRNA ligase has product MKLYNTLTRTKEEFVPLEEGKVKMYVCGPTVYNYIHIGNARPFIMFDTLRRYLEYRGFDVTYVQNFTDVDDKIIKRGHEENIAPEEVANKYINEYFVDADGLGIKRADVHPRVTDNIQQIIDFVKELEEKGYAYESNGDVYFDTKKFEGYGKLSKQNQDDLEAGARIEVNSQKRHPMDFVLWKAKKEGEPGWESPWGEGRPGWHIECSVMSKRYLGETIDIHAGGQDLTFPHHENEIAQSEARSGKTFSNYWVHNGYININNEKMSKSLGNFFTVREISEKYDLEIVRFFMLSAHYRNPVNFSDEMLAQAKAGLERLYNAKEKLEFTIENLKESSLTEGEKDLVSELNSYREKFINAMEDDLNTADAISAIFELSKFINTNVNENSSLEFAKLCLDEFNELTSVLNIVNKKNDDILDEEIENLIQKRVDAKKNKDYKLADDIRQELLEKGIILEDTRQGTKWKRA; this is encoded by the coding sequence GTGAAGTTATACAATACATTAACAAGAACAAAAGAAGAATTTGTTCCATTAGAAGAAGGAAAGGTAAAAATGTATGTGTGTGGACCTACAGTTTACAACTATATACATATAGGTAATGCTAGACCTTTCATAATGTTTGATACACTTAGAAGATATTTAGAATATAGAGGTTTTGATGTAACTTACGTTCAAAACTTTACAGATGTAGATGATAAAATAATAAAAAGAGGTCATGAAGAAAACATAGCACCAGAAGAAGTGGCTAATAAATACATAAATGAGTATTTTGTTGATGCTGATGGATTAGGAATAAAAAGAGCAGATGTTCATCCTAGAGTAACAGATAACATACAACAAATAATAGATTTTGTTAAGGAATTAGAAGAAAAAGGATATGCTTATGAATCTAACGGAGATGTATACTTTGACACTAAAAAATTTGAAGGATACGGAAAACTTTCTAAACAAAATCAAGACGATTTAGAAGCTGGAGCAAGAATAGAAGTTAATAGTCAAAAGAGACATCCAATGGATTTCGTTCTTTGGAAAGCAAAAAAAGAAGGAGAACCAGGATGGGAAAGTCCATGGGGAGAAGGTAGACCAGGATGGCATATAGAATGTTCAGTTATGTCTAAGAGATACTTAGGTGAAACTATAGATATACATGCTGGAGGTCAAGATTTAACATTCCCTCACCATGAAAATGAAATAGCTCAAAGTGAAGCTAGAAGTGGAAAAACTTTCTCTAATTATTGGGTACACAATGGATACATAAACATAAACAATGAAAAAATGAGTAAATCTCTAGGAAACTTCTTTACAGTAAGAGAGATATCTGAAAAATATGATTTAGAAATAGTAAGATTCTTCATGTTATCTGCACATTACAGAAATCCAGTTAACTTCAGTGATGAAATGTTAGCACAAGCTAAAGCAGGGCTTGAAAGACTTTACAATGCTAAAGAAAAATTAGAATTCACAATAGAAAACTTAAAAGAAAGTTCTTTAACTGAAGGAGAAAAAGATTTAGTATCTGAATTAAATAGTTACAGAGAAAAGTTTATAAACGCTATGGAAGATGACTTAAATACAGCAGATGCAATAAGTGCTATATTTGAATTATCTAAGTTTATAAACACTAATGTAAATGAAAATTCTTCTTTAGAATTTGCTAAATTATGTCTAGATGAATTTAATGAATTAACTTCTGTATTAAATATAGTTAATAAGAAAAATGATGATATATTAGATGAAGAAATAGAAAATCTTATACAAAAAAGAGTAGATGCTAAGAAAAATAAAGATTATAAATTAGCAGATGATATAAGACAAGAGTTATTAGAAAAAGGCATAATACTAGAAGATACTAGACAAGGAACTAAGTGGAAGAGAGCATAA
- a CDS encoding Mini-ribonuclease 3, with protein MNRTELITMSPLVLAYIGDTIYESYIREYLIRKNINKKVNDLHKSAIKYVNAKAQATVMHEIEDELSEDELRIYKRGRNQKSHTSPKNADIIDYKCATGFEALVGYLHLGGEKDRLDYIVEKGINIIEKNM; from the coding sequence ATGAATAGAACGGAATTAATAACAATGTCTCCATTAGTATTAGCCTATATAGGTGATACAATATATGAGTCATATATAAGAGAGTATCTAATAAGAAAGAACATCAACAAAAAGGTCAATGACCTTCACAAGTCAGCTATAAAGTATGTTAATGCTAAGGCACAGGCGACAGTAATGCATGAAATAGAAGATGAGTTAAGTGAAGATGAATTAAGAATCTACAAAAGAGGTAGAAATCAAAAATCTCATACTTCTCCTAAAAATGCAGATATTATAGACTATAAATGTGCAACTGGGTTCGAAGCTTTAGTGGGATATCTACATTTAGGCGGAGAGAAAGATAGGCTTGACTACATAGTTGAAAAAGGCATAAATATCATAGAAAAAAATATGTAA
- the thyX gene encoding FAD-dependent thymidylate synthase has protein sequence MKVKLLAHTPEPEKVISMAAKLCYSAVGVDQIEENLTDESVDRFLNMLINIGHESPLEHVSFTFAVEGISRACSHQLVRHRIASYSQQSQRYVKLDQFEYIVPPEIEAVKEAKEVFIQAMEEDQKSYDKLVDILFDKHYNNMIKDGKNEKEAKRQAEKKAIEDARYVFPNACETKVVFTMNTRSLYNFLNHRCCERAQWEIRELSIEMLRQLKQVAPILFKNIGPKCVKGPCPEGNMTCGNIVQIRDKFKNL, from the coding sequence ATGAAAGTAAAATTATTAGCACATACACCAGAACCAGAAAAGGTAATATCAATGGCTGCAAAACTATGTTATTCAGCAGTAGGGGTGGATCAAATAGAAGAAAATCTAACAGATGAATCGGTAGATAGATTTCTAAATATGTTAATAAATATAGGGCATGAATCTCCATTAGAGCATGTATCATTTACATTTGCAGTTGAAGGAATATCAAGAGCTTGTTCTCACCAATTAGTTAGACATCGTATAGCAAGCTATTCACAACAAAGTCAAAGGTATGTAAAGTTAGATCAATTTGAGTATATAGTACCACCAGAGATAGAAGCAGTAAAAGAAGCTAAAGAAGTATTTATACAAGCTATGGAAGAAGATCAAAAATCATATGATAAATTAGTGGATATATTATTTGATAAACATTATAATAATATGATAAAAGATGGAAAAAATGAAAAAGAAGCTAAAAGACAAGCTGAAAAGAAAGCAATAGAAGATGCTAGATATGTATTTCCTAATGCATGTGAAACAAAAGTAGTATTTACTATGAATACAAGAAGTTTATATAATTTCTTAAATCATAGATGCTGTGAGAGGGCACAATGGGAAATAAGAGAGCTATCAATAGAAATGCTAAGACAATTAAAGCAAGTAGCTCCAATCTTATTTAAAAATATAGGACCTAAATGTGTAAAAGGACCTTGCCCAGAAGGTAACATGACATGTGGGAATATAGTTCAGATAAGAGACAAGTTTAAAAATTTATAG
- the rlmB gene encoding 23S rRNA (guanosine(2251)-2'-O)-methyltransferase RlmB — MASIEGRNPVIEAIKNGREIDKIMVSNSAKEGSIKKIIAMAKEKNIIVQYVDKHKLDEISTSHSHQGVIAQVSELKYWELDDLIDSVKEKGEDPFFIILDEITDPHNLGSIIRTADAVGAHGVIIPKRRSVHVTPVVAKASAGAVEYVPICKVTNIVNTIKRLKEEGLWIAAADMDGQVFYEQNLTGSIGLVIGSEGFGISRLVKQNCDFTIKMPMIGNVTSLNASVAGGILLYEIFKQRSGVK; from the coding sequence TTGGCAAGTATAGAAGGTAGAAATCCTGTAATAGAAGCAATAAAAAATGGTAGAGAAATAGATAAGATAATGGTATCTAACTCTGCAAAAGAAGGATCAATAAAAAAAATAATAGCAATGGCTAAAGAAAAGAACATAATAGTTCAATATGTTGATAAGCATAAATTAGATGAAATTAGTACAAGTCACTCTCATCAAGGTGTAATAGCTCAAGTAAGTGAACTTAAGTATTGGGAATTAGATGATTTAATAGATAGTGTTAAAGAAAAAGGAGAAGATCCATTTTTTATAATACTAGATGAAATAACAGACCCTCACAATTTAGGTTCAATAATTAGAACAGCAGATGCAGTTGGAGCTCATGGGGTTATAATACCAAAAAGAAGATCAGTTCACGTTACCCCAGTAGTTGCTAAAGCATCAGCAGGAGCTGTAGAATATGTACCTATATGTAAGGTAACTAATATAGTTAATACGATAAAGAGACTAAAAGAAGAAGGACTATGGATAGCAGCAGCTGATATGGATGGACAAGTATTTTATGAGCAAAACCTTACAGGTTCAATAGGTCTTGTAATAGGAAGTGAAGGTTTTGGTATATCTAGATTAGTTAAACAAAACTGCGACTTCACTATAAAAATGCCTATGATAGGTAATGTTACATCGCTAAATGCATCTGTAGCAGGTGGAATACTTCTTTATGAGATATTTAAACAAAGATCAGGTGTAAAATAA
- a CDS encoding NYN domain-containing protein: MRRNVKSYLIIDGYNIINAWDELKDIAQTSLESAREKLIDIIIEYAEFTGRKAIIVFDAYNVKHSRETVEDRKYITVVYTREHQTADSYIEKFISTLSRYDDIKVATNDYAEQQIILGKGATRISARELKLDLDKAKSNIREKNSSNQKKIQRNWLEERLDKETLSKLENIRRMH, encoded by the coding sequence TTGAGAAGAAATGTAAAAAGTTATCTAATAATAGATGGTTACAATATAATAAACGCATGGGATGAATTAAAGGACATTGCTCAAACAAGTCTAGAAAGTGCTAGGGAAAAATTAATAGACATAATAATCGAATATGCTGAATTTACAGGAAGAAAAGCTATAATAGTGTTTGATGCATATAATGTAAAGCATAGTAGAGAAACTGTAGAAGACAGGAAATATATAACTGTGGTATACACTAGAGAGCATCAAACTGCAGATAGCTACATAGAAAAATTTATAAGTACTCTTTCCAGATACGACGATATAAAAGTTGCTACAAATGATTATGCAGAACAGCAAATTATTTTAGGAAAAGGAGCAACAAGAATATCTGCCAGAGAGTTAAAGTTAGACTTAGACAAAGCTAAGTCGAATATAAGGGAAAAAAACAGTAGTAACCAAAAAAAGATACAGCGAAATTGGTTAGAAGAAAGATTAGATAAAGAGACATTGTCGAAACTTGAGAACATTCGTAGAATGCATTGA
- the sigH gene encoding RNA polymerase sporulation sigma factor SigH has product MFVANDEKYGLIDNSQQDEYEIVLKASKGDTIALEYIIKKYKNFVKAKAKSYFLIGADKEDIIQEGMIGLYKAVRDFDATKTNSFRGFAEICITRQIITAIKTATRQKHIPLNSYISLNKPIYDEESDRTLLDIIATSIVSDPEELIISKEELKHIQSKMDELLSDLEQEVLELYLNGKSYQYIADKLGRDVKSIDNALQRVKRKLEKHLENRNN; this is encoded by the coding sequence ATGTTCGTAGCTAATGACGAAAAATATGGGTTAATAGATAATTCGCAACAAGATGAGTATGAAATAGTATTAAAAGCGAGTAAGGGGGATACAATAGCATTAGAATATATTATAAAAAAATATAAAAATTTCGTTAAAGCAAAAGCGAAATCATATTTTTTAATAGGGGCAGACAAAGAAGATATAATACAAGAAGGTATGATAGGTTTATACAAAGCAGTTAGAGATTTTGATGCTACTAAAACAAATTCTTTTAGAGGATTTGCTGAAATATGCATAACTAGACAAATAATAACTGCTATAAAAACAGCAACTAGGCAAAAACATATACCGTTAAATTCCTACATATCATTAAATAAACCGATATATGATGAGGAGTCTGATAGAACTCTTTTAGATATAATAGCAACAAGCATAGTTAGTGATCCAGAAGAGCTTATAATAAGTAAAGAGGAGCTAAAACACATTCAAAGTAAGATGGATGAGCTTTTAAGTGATCTAGAACAAGAAGTATTAGAACTATACTTAAATGGTAAGTCTTATCAGTATATAGCAGACAAGCTTGGAAGAGATGTAAAATCAATAGATAATGCTCTTCAAAGAGTCAAGAGAAAATTAGAAAAACATCTTGAAAACAGGAATAATTAA
- the tuf gene encoding elongation factor Tu, translated as MAKAKFERNKPHVNIGTIGHVDHGKTTLTAAITKTLFDRYQLGEAVDFANIDKAPEERERGITISTAHVEYETPNRHYAHVDCPGHADYVKNMITGAAQMDGAILVCSATDGPMPQTREHILLSRQVGVPYIVVFLNKCDMVDDEELLELVEMEVRDLLNEYEFPGDDTPIVRGSALMALQDSSSEWGDKIVELFEQIDEYIPAPERDVDKDFLMPVEDVFSITGRGTVATGRVERGVLKVQDEVEIVGLADEPRKVVVTGVEMFRKLLDQAQAGDNIGALIRGVQRNEIERGQVMAKPGTVKPHTKFNAEVYVLKKEEGGRHTPFFDGYRPQFYFRTTDVTGTCKLPEGTEMVMPGDNIQMTIELINSIAIEEGLRFAIREGGRTVASGVVASIIE; from the coding sequence ATGGCTAAAGCTAAATTTGAAAGAAATAAACCACATGTTAATATAGGAACTATAGGTCACGTTGACCACGGTAAAACTACATTAACAGCTGCAATAACAAAAACTTTATTCGATAGATATCAATTAGGAGAAGCAGTAGATTTCGCTAACATAGATAAAGCTCCAGAAGAAAGAGAAAGAGGAATCACAATATCAACTGCTCACGTTGAATACGAAACTCCAAACAGACACTACGCACACGTTGACTGTCCAGGACATGCTGACTACGTTAAGAACATGATAACAGGAGCAGCTCAAATGGATGGTGCTATATTAGTTTGTTCAGCAACTGATGGACCAATGCCTCAAACAAGAGAGCATATATTATTATCAAGACAAGTTGGTGTACCATACATAGTAGTATTCTTAAACAAGTGTGATATGGTAGACGACGAAGAATTATTAGAGTTAGTTGAAATGGAAGTTAGAGACTTATTAAATGAGTACGAATTCCCAGGAGATGACACTCCAATAGTAAGAGGATCTGCTTTAATGGCATTACAAGATTCTTCTTCAGAGTGGGGAGACAAAATAGTTGAATTATTCGAGCAAATAGATGAATATATACCAGCTCCAGAAAGAGACGTTGACAAAGACTTCTTAATGCCAGTAGAAGACGTATTCTCTATAACAGGTAGAGGAACAGTTGCTACAGGTAGAGTTGAAAGAGGAGTATTAAAGGTTCAAGACGAAGTTGAAATAGTAGGACTTGCTGACGAGCCAAGAAAAGTTGTAGTAACAGGAGTAGAAATGTTCAGAAAGTTATTAGACCAAGCACAAGCTGGAGATAACATAGGAGCATTAATAAGAGGTGTACAAAGAAATGAAATAGAAAGAGGACAAGTTATGGCTAAGCCAGGAACAGTTAAGCCTCACACTAAGTTCAATGCAGAAGTATACGTTCTTAAAAAAGAAGAAGGTGGAAGACATACTCCATTCTTCGATGGATACAGACCACAATTCTACTTCAGAACAACTGACGTAACAGGAACTTGTAAGTTACCAGAAGGTACAGAAATGGTTATGCCTGGAGATAACATACAAATGACTATAGAGTTAATAAACTCAATAGCAATAGAAGAAGGATTAAGATTCGCGATAAGAGAAGGTGGAAGAACAGTAGCATCAGGTGTTGTTGCTTCTATAATAGAGTAA
- the rpmG gene encoding 50S ribosomal protein L33 — protein sequence MRVKVTLACTECNQRNYNTTKNKKNNPDRIELQKYCRFCKKHTTHKETK from the coding sequence ATGAGAGTTAAAGTAACTTTAGCATGTACAGAGTGTAATCAAAGAAACTACAACACTACTAAGAACAAGAAAAACAACCCAGACAGAATAGAATTACAAAAATACTGTAGATTCTGTAAGAAGCACACTACTCACAAAGAAACAAAATAG
- the secE gene encoding preprotein translocase subunit SecE: protein MAAQANQGAGTKKKRTGLVSYIKETKQELSRVSWPSRKELLKNTGVVLTVVISSTILVWVLDSVLSGALGLILK from the coding sequence ATGGCTGCCCAAGCAAATCAAGGCGCAGGAACTAAGAAAAAGAGAACTGGTTTAGTATCTTATATAAAAGAAACAAAACAAGAACTTAGTAGAGTTTCATGGCCAAGTAGGAAAGAATTACTTAAAAATACAGGGGTAGTTTTAACTGTAGTTATTTCATCTACTATATTAGTGTGGGTTTTAGATAGTGTATTATCTGGTGCACTAGGGCTGATACTAAAATAG
- the nusG gene encoding transcription termination/antitermination protein NusG has protein sequence MSELQEARWYVAHTYSGHENKVKATIEKAVKTRGMEDYIKQVVVPTEDVVETTKTGKEKTRQRKIFPGYVLVKMIITDESWYVVRNTKGVTGFVGPGSKPVPLSEDEVLAMGIELTEPKIGNSDIDLEIGDAVEVSNGPFAGQVGTVEAIDVEAKEVKVCIDAFGKKTLFVVESDSIEKL, from the coding sequence ATGTCGGAATTACAAGAAGCAAGATGGTATGTTGCACATACTTATTCAGGACATGAGAATAAGGTTAAAGCTACGATAGAAAAAGCTGTAAAAACTAGAGGTATGGAAGACTACATAAAGCAAGTAGTTGTACCTACTGAAGATGTAGTTGAAACTACTAAAACAGGGAAAGAAAAAACTAGACAACGTAAGATATTTCCAGGTTATGTTCTAGTAAAAATGATAATCACTGATGAATCTTGGTATGTCGTAAGAAATACTAAGGGAGTTACTGGATTTGTTGGACCAGGGTCTAAGCCAGTACCATTAAGTGAAGATGAAGTACTAGCTATGGGCATAGAATTAACTGAACCTAAAATAGGTAACAGCGATATCGACTTAGAAATAGGAGATGCTGTTGAAGTTTCAAACGGACCATTCGCTGGACAAGTAGGTACAGTTGAAGCGATAGACGTAGAAGCTAAAGAAGTTAAAGTGTGCATAGATGCATTTGGAAAGAAGACTCTATTTGTTGTAGAGTCAGATAGTATAGAGAAATTATAA
- the rplK gene encoding 50S ribosomal protein L11 encodes MAKKVIGQIKLQIPAGKATPAPPVGPALGQHGVNIMGFTKEFNAKTADQAGMIIPVVITVYQDRSFSFITKTPPAAVLLKKAAGLDTASGEPNKKKVATLSSAKIREIAELKMPDLNAASVESAMRMIAGTARSMGIVVED; translated from the coding sequence ATGGCTAAAAAAGTTATAGGTCAAATAAAATTACAAATACCTGCAGGAAAGGCTACTCCAGCACCACCAGTTGGTCCAGCATTAGGACAACACGGTGTTAACATAATGGGATTCACAAAAGAATTCAATGCTAAGACTGCAGATCAAGCTGGAATGATAATACCAGTTGTTATAACTGTATACCAAGATAGATCATTCTCATTCATAACAAAAACTCCACCAGCTGCAGTATTATTAAAGAAAGCTGCTGGTTTAGATACTGCATCAGGAGAACCAAACAAGAAGAAGGTTGCTACTTTATCTTCAGCTAAGATAAGAGAAATAGCTGAATTAAAGATGCCTGACTTAAACGCTGCTTCAGTAGAATCTGCTATGAGAATGATAGCTGGTACTGCAAGAAGTATGGGAATCGTTGTAGAAGACTAA
- the rplA gene encoding 50S ribosomal protein L1 — protein sequence MAKKAKKYVEALSKVDRAKFYDATEALALVSEIATAKFDETVEAHIKLGVDSRHADQQVRGAVVLPHGTGKTKKVLVFAKGEKAKEAEQAGADFVGAEELVQKIQGENWFDFDIVVATPDMMGVVGRLGRVLGPKGLMPNPKSGTVTFDVAKAIDEIKAGKVEYRLDKTNIIHVPVGKVSFGGEKLAENFATLMEAIVKAKPAAAKGQYLRSITVASTMGPGVKINPAKIAE from the coding sequence ATGGCTAAAAAAGCAAAGAAATATGTAGAAGCATTAAGCAAAGTAGACAGAGCTAAATTCTACGATGCTACAGAAGCTTTAGCATTAGTTAGTGAAATAGCTACTGCTAAGTTCGATGAGACTGTTGAAGCTCATATAAAATTAGGTGTTGACTCAAGACACGCTGATCAACAAGTTAGAGGTGCTGTAGTATTACCTCACGGAACTGGTAAAACTAAGAAAGTTTTAGTTTTCGCTAAAGGTGAAAAAGCTAAGGAAGCTGAACAAGCTGGAGCTGACTTTGTAGGAGCTGAAGAATTAGTTCAAAAAATACAAGGTGAAAACTGGTTTGATTTCGATATAGTTGTTGCTACTCCAGACATGATGGGTGTAGTTGGTAGATTAGGTAGAGTATTAGGACCTAAAGGTTTAATGCCAAACCCTAAATCAGGAACAGTTACATTTGATGTAGCTAAAGCTATAGATGAAATAAAAGCAGGTAAAGTTGAGTACAGATTAGACAAAACTAACATAATACACGTTCCAGTAGGAAAAGTATCATTTGGTGGAGAAAAGTTAGCTGAAAACTTTGCAACTTTAATGGAAGCAATAGTTAAAGCTAAGCCAGCTGCTGCTAAAGGACAATACTTAAGAAGTATAACAGTTGCATCTACTATGGGACCTGGAGTTAAAATAAACCCAGCTAAAATAGCAGAATAA
- the rplJ gene encoding 50S ribosomal protein L10: protein MRKAIELKSQVVAEIVEKLEKSSAAVVVDYKGLTVEEVTELRKKMREAGVEYKVYKNTLVRKAAKEVGIEQFNDELLVGTNAIAFGYEDPVAPARILKEFMDSHPKMQLKMGIVEGEFYNESQIVEFANIPSREVLLAKLLGSLKAPMSNFAYLLDAMIKKQEGQEA from the coding sequence ATGAGAAAAGCTATAGAACTTAAATCACAAGTTGTGGCTGAAATAGTTGAAAAATTAGAAAAGTCATCTGCTGCTGTTGTTGTTGATTACAAAGGATTAACAGTTGAAGAGGTTACTGAACTAAGAAAGAAAATGAGAGAAGCTGGTGTTGAATACAAAGTATACAAAAACACTTTAGTTAGAAAAGCTGCTAAAGAAGTTGGTATAGAACAATTCAACGATGAATTATTAGTTGGAACTAATGCAATAGCTTTCGGATACGAAGACCCTGTTGCTCCAGCTAGAATATTAAAAGAATTCATGGATTCTCATCCAAAAATGCAATTAAAGATGGGTATAGTAGAAGGAGAATTCTACAACGAGTCTCAAATAGTTGAGTTCGCTAACATACCATCAAGAGAAGTTCTTCTTGCAAAATTACTTGGAAGCTTAAAAGCTCCAATGTCAAACTTCGCATACTTATTAGATGCAATGATAAAGAAACAAGAAGGTCAAGAAGCTTAA
- the rplL gene encoding 50S ribosomal protein L7/L12, whose amino-acid sequence MTIEQILEAIENMKVLELNELVKAAEEKFGVSASAPVMMAGAVAGGAAEEKTEFDVVLANAGSSKVGVIKAVREITGLGLKEAKELVDNAPKTLKEGVSKEEADQMKEKLEAAGASVEVK is encoded by the coding sequence ATGACAATAGAACAAATATTAGAAGCTATAGAAAATATGAAAGTTTTAGAATTAAATGAATTAGTTAAAGCTGCTGAAGAAAAATTCGGTGTATCTGCTTCAGCTCCAGTTATGATGGCTGGTGCAGTTGCTGGTGGAGCTGCTGAAGAAAAGACAGAATTCGACGTAGTATTAGCTAACGCTGGTTCTTCAAAAGTTGGAGTTATAAAAGCTGTTAGAGAAATAACTGGATTAGGATTAAAAGAAGCTAAGGAATTAGTTGACAACGCTCCTAAGACATTAAAAGAAGGAGTTTCTAAAGAAGAAGCTGACCAAATGAAAGAAAAATTAGAAGCTGCTGGAGCTTCAGTAGAAGTTAAGTAG